One genomic region from Penaeus monodon isolate SGIC_2016 chromosome 24, NSTDA_Pmon_1, whole genome shotgun sequence encodes:
- the LOC119588945 gene encoding uncharacterized protein LOC119588945: protein PRRPPARPSPQHRRAPQRPTFSVKELVLTCVSCSLFVLLTVVALAFFCSRVRRRRRRRTRAKDSLSVVSLPTLEAKEEEVSCDDKMWVTVTVRDFSPRSDSLDVTGGGGRGRDARILTVSERGYSKRSSMPEASREGLSASLQGANQQLNKSVHCLPALPPSQLLPTIRNNIHSYRRVSASNLQQGSPRNMHADGSDLLTPPGAPRIVFSKPRSHESLQEDLRTIDSRFHFLNESEAGEDRSPGSFSTFGK from the coding sequence CCTCGACGGCCTCCAGCACGACCCAGCCCACAGCACCGCAGGGCCCCGCAACGACCAACTTTCAGCGTGAAGGAGCTGGTCCTTACGTGCGTCTCGTGttccctcttcgtcctcctgACCGTGGTGGCGCTGGCGTTCTTCTGCAGCCGCgtcaggaggcggaggaggcgcaGGACTCGAGCCAAGGACTCCCTGTCGGTGGTGTCGCTGCCGACCCTGGAGGCCAAGGAGGAGGAGGTCTCTTGCGACGATAAGATGTGGGTGACGGTGACCGTGCGGGATTTCAGTCCTCGCTCCGACAGCCTCGACGTCACcggcggcggcgggcgagggCGCGACGCGAGGATTCTGACGGTGTCTGAGCGGGGCTACAGCAAGCGGTCCTCCATGCCCGAGGCCTCCAGGGAAGGCCTGAGTGCCAGCCTACAAGGAGCGAATCAGCAACTGAACAAGTCGGTTCACTGCCTCCCCGCCCTGCCTCCGTCTCAGCTTCTTCCGACCATCCGCAACAACATTCACAGCTACAGGCGTGTCTCGGCCTCGAACCTTCAGCAAGGAAGCCCCAGGAACATGCACGCCGACGGATCTGATCTGCTGACACCACCGGGGGCGCCAAGGATTGTCTTTTCGAAGCCGCGGTCCCATGAGTCGCTCCAGGAAGACCTGCGGACGATTGACTCTCGCTTCCACTTCCTGAACGAGAGCGAGGCCGGCGAGGACCGCAGCCCCGGCTCCTTCTCCACCTTCGGCAAGTGA